Proteins co-encoded in one Gopherus evgoodei ecotype Sinaloan lineage chromosome 4, rGopEvg1_v1.p, whole genome shotgun sequence genomic window:
- the LOC115651220 gene encoding olfactory receptor 1009-like has product MAYDRFVAICNPLLYYVILSKKVCFQLVAGSFLCTYVNATVHKCTEFSLSFGHFTVLNHFFCDIHPLQEISCSDFCINKRVHFLFSAIETIGTVFTILISYTYIIFAILRIRSTAGRHKAFSTCASHLTVISFLYGTLIVTYLRPSSGSSMDWEKMVAMSDTLVIPTINLLIYSLRNKEVKDALRRAIHQKIIPRCM; this is encoded by the coding sequence ATGGCCTACGATCGCTTTGTGGCCATCTGCAACCCATTGCTTTATTATGTCATCCTGTCCAAGAAAGTCTGCTTCCAGCTGGTGGCTGGATCTTTCCTATGCACCTATGTCAATGCCACTGTGCATAAGTGTACTGAATTCAGTCTGTCCTTCGGCCACTTCACTGTCCTCAATCATTTCTTCTGCGATATTCACCCACTCCAAGAAATCTCCTGCTCTGACTTTTGCATCAATAAGCGAGTGCATTTCCTCTTTTCAGCCATAGAAACAATAGGCACAGTTTTCACCATCCTCATCTCTTACACTTACATCATCTTTGCCATCCTGAGGATCCGCTCCACGGCAGGAAGgcacaaagccttctccacctgcgccTCCCACCTGACTGTCATTTCCTTCTTATATGGGACCCTGATCGTTACATATTTACGACCCTCATCTGGCAGCTCAATGGACTGGGAGAAAATGGTGGCCATGTCCGATACCCTTGTGATCCCCACGATTAACCTCCTGATCTACAGCttgaggaacaaggaggtgaaggaTGCCCTGAGGAGGGCAATACACCAGAAAATTATTCCTCGCTGTATGTAA